In Enterobacteriaceae bacterium Kacie_13, the following proteins share a genomic window:
- a CDS encoding antibiotic biosynthesis monooxygenase, whose product MSRPQTHQQHVTLVITHKIAPASEEQYETWLNKIMPQASNFSGHLGVNVIRPSRSGDPYTILVRFDTLENLNAWHNSDLRKQLVAEVSPLLLQSDATEVRPGAEFWFTPPAANVRPPARWKQYLLTLLVIYPSTHIVPWFWGQFLPQLKGTEGGHLLNDASVVALVVFLWMPVITRVFHSWLTRTSAQ is encoded by the coding sequence ATGTCCAGGCCCCAAACCCATCAGCAACATGTAACACTCGTCATTACTCATAAAATTGCGCCCGCCAGCGAGGAGCAGTACGAAACCTGGCTGAATAAAATCATGCCGCAGGCGAGCAATTTTTCGGGGCATCTGGGCGTCAACGTCATTCGCCCAAGCCGCAGCGGCGATCCCTACACTATTCTGGTGCGCTTCGACACGCTGGAAAATCTTAATGCCTGGCATAACTCCGATCTGCGCAAGCAGCTGGTGGCGGAAGTCAGCCCGCTCTTGTTGCAAAGCGATGCGACCGAAGTCCGACCCGGTGCAGAATTCTGGTTCACGCCGCCTGCCGCAAATGTCCGGCCACCTGCCCGCTGGAAACAATATCTGCTGACATTACTGGTCATTTACCCTTCTACCCACATTGTGCCCTGGTTTTGGGGGCAGTTTTTGCCACAGCTCAAAGGCACGGAAGGGGGTCATTTACTCAATGACGCCTCGGTCGTTGCGCTGGTGGTATTTCTCTGGATGCCCGTTATAACCCGAGTTTTTCATTCATGGCTGACGCGCACTTCTGCGCAATGA
- a CDS encoding transcriptional regulator: protein MKIISSDHPAEKMPLTEQIRRGEVLDPNCPSREILRHITSRWGLLVLIALSDETLRFSELRRKVGGVSEKMLAQTLQSFEEDGFVDRRSFPVVPPHVEYRLTPLGIEVKDQIAGLANWLESNLHRVMKQRSLHVVGEE, encoded by the coding sequence ATGAAAATAATTTCGTCTGATCATCCCGCTGAAAAAATGCCGCTCACCGAGCAAATTCGCCGTGGTGAAGTGCTTGATCCTAACTGCCCCTCACGCGAGATTTTACGTCACATCACCAGTCGATGGGGTTTGCTGGTGCTGATAGCCCTGAGTGATGAGACACTCAGGTTCAGCGAGCTGCGCCGCAAAGTGGGCGGCGTCAGTGAGAAAATGCTGGCACAGACGCTACAGTCATTTGAAGAAGATGGCTTTGTTGATCGCCGTTCATTTCCAGTAGTACCACCGCACGTTGAGTACCGCCTGACGCCACTCGGGATTGAGGTGAAAGACCAGATTGCCGGACTTGCCAACTGGCTTGAATCCAATCTTCATCGCGTAATGAAACAACGCAGCCTGCACGTGGTGGGCGAGGAATGA
- a CDS encoding NAD(P)H-binding protein: MIAITGATGQLGRLVIAALLKKVPANQIIAAVRSPEKAKDLADLGVEIRQADYSQPATLDTAFKGVEKVLLISSSEVGQREAQHGAVIAAAKRAGVKLLAYTSLLHADKSPLGLGVEHRATEKALSESGVPFVLLRNGWYTENYAASIAPALAHNAFIGAVGEGRISSAARQDYAEAAAAVLSLDNQAGKVYELAGDESYTLAEFTAEIAQQSGKKVDYINMSQADFSNALKGAGLPNWLADMLADSDAGAAKGALFDDSHTLSKLIGRPTTPAKEVIAAALKA, translated from the coding sequence ATGATCGCAATTACCGGTGCCACCGGCCAGTTAGGCCGCCTTGTTATCGCTGCATTGTTGAAGAAAGTCCCCGCGAATCAGATCATTGCTGCCGTGCGCAGCCCTGAGAAAGCGAAAGACCTGGCAGATTTGGGTGTGGAAATTCGCCAGGCAGATTACAGCCAGCCGGCGACGCTCGACACCGCTTTTAAGGGCGTGGAAAAAGTGTTACTCATTTCCTCCAGCGAAGTCGGTCAGCGTGAAGCGCAACATGGTGCGGTGATTGCCGCGGCCAAACGCGCAGGCGTGAAACTGCTGGCCTACACCAGTCTGCTGCATGCCGATAAAAGCCCTTTGGGGCTGGGTGTAGAACATCGCGCGACCGAAAAAGCGCTAAGCGAATCCGGCGTCCCGTTTGTATTACTTCGTAACGGTTGGTACACCGAAAACTATGCGGCAAGCATCGCTCCGGCGCTGGCGCACAATGCCTTTATCGGTGCGGTGGGCGAAGGGCGTATTTCCTCTGCGGCGCGTCAGGACTATGCCGAGGCAGCAGCGGCGGTACTGAGTCTGGATAATCAGGCGGGCAAAGTATACGAACTGGCGGGTGACGAGTCTTATACGCTGGCAGAATTCACGGCGGAAATCGCGCAGCAGTCAGGCAAAAAAGTAGATTACATTAATATGAGCCAGGCCGATTTTTCTAACGCATTGAAAGGGGCCGGTTTACCCAACTGGCTGGCAGATATGCTGGCGGATTCTGATGCAGGGGCAGCGAAAGGCGCGCTGTTTGATGATTCTCATACATTGAGCAAGCTGATTGGTCGCCCGACAACGCCGGCGAAAGAAGTGATTGCCGCGGCGCTTAAAGCGTAA
- a CDS encoding biofilm development protein AriR yields the protein MQFEAEQSVTEINEYFNQQENQTLSEVEILGRVVSSLLYSRYPVSNKAIIEGLVRQLEQETNVSNQQGCRNLLELVLLSTQDDVI from the coding sequence ATGCAATTCGAAGCAGAACAATCAGTTACAGAAATTAATGAATACTTCAATCAGCAAGAAAATCAGACCTTAAGCGAAGTGGAGATTCTTGGCAGGGTCGTTTCCAGCCTTTTGTACAGCCGCTATCCGGTGAGCAACAAAGCCATTATTGAAGGGCTGGTCCGTCAGCTTGAGCAAGAGACCAATGTCAGCAACCAGCAAGGTTGCCGGAATCTGCTGGAGCTGGTGCTTTTATCCACGCAAGACGACGTGATTTAA
- a CDS encoding adenylate kinase, with translation MKINVIGTSGSGKSTVARGISEKLNIPYIQLDALFWRADWQGTPDEIFFAKIEESLSDKTGWVIDGNYKRTQSIKWRDVDMIVWVDYAFARTLYQAVRRAATRALGQEEIWPGTGNRETFRKSFFSRDSIILWTLKTYQKNRRQYQALLTDARWQHVRFVRLRSPKETRLFLNNLSPLLSFAGSL, from the coding sequence GTGAAAATCAATGTCATCGGAACCAGCGGAAGCGGAAAATCAACGGTAGCGCGCGGGATCTCTGAGAAACTCAATATTCCTTATATTCAGCTGGATGCATTGTTTTGGCGTGCTGACTGGCAGGGCACACCGGACGAGATCTTTTTTGCAAAAATTGAAGAATCGCTGTCAGATAAAACTGGCTGGGTGATTGACGGGAATTACAAACGGACGCAATCCATCAAGTGGCGGGATGTGGATATGATTGTGTGGGTGGATTACGCCTTTGCGCGCACGTTGTATCAGGCTGTCCGGCGGGCGGCGACGCGCGCCTTGGGTCAGGAAGAAATCTGGCCGGGCACCGGCAACCGTGAGACGTTTCGTAAAAGTTTTTTCAGCAGAGATTCGATCATCTTGTGGACGCTGAAAACTTATCAAAAAAATCGCCGCCAGTATCAAGCATTGCTGACCGATGCCCGCTGGCAGCATGTCCGGTTTGTGCGTTTACGGTCACCCAAAGAGACGCGGTTATTTCTCAATAACTTGTCTCCGTTATTGTCCTTTGCGGGCTCGCTTTAG
- a CDS encoding NirD/YgiW/YdeI family stress tolerance protein, with product MKKWTLILLGAFAMSSQAMADTGGGFKNDDTPPPQHKQDSGQRGTKDAHENNVERIKKTQSLNWVTLEGFIIKKNGGDSYTFRDKTGTIETHIPASAWDGQEIDPSDLISISGQTVKKGKEIVLNAKYVRKQ from the coding sequence ATGAAAAAATGGACTCTTATTTTACTGGGTGCGTTTGCGATGAGCAGTCAGGCCATGGCAGATACCGGTGGCGGTTTCAAAAATGATGACACACCACCTCCGCAGCACAAGCAAGACAGCGGCCAGCGCGGTACCAAGGATGCTCACGAAAACAATGTCGAGCGCATCAAGAAAACGCAGTCATTAAACTGGGTTACGCTGGAAGGCTTTATCATTAAAAAGAACGGCGGTGATTCTTATACCTTCCGCGACAAAACTGGCACCATTGAAACCCATATTCCTGCGTCCGCCTGGGATGGGCAGGAAATTGATCCTTCGGATTTGATCAGTATTAGTGGGCAGACGGTGAAGAAAGGGAAAGAGATAGTGCTGAATGCGAAGTATGTGAGAAAACAGTAA
- a CDS encoding LysR family transcriptional regulator gives MKIEDLTAFVAVIRLQSTRLAADELGLTQPAITRRVQNFEESLGIPLLNRQTKPLKPTLMGKRVYQQCRHILREVDALSDLVAADSPPSGLLRLAVPQSLSESSLLPALKMLSAQFPEIQPRLSSGWGEELLLRIQRQELEAAVVLFPASKQFPSGIENQPLGAVDLVVVGPKAPAEPPQRLEECYQHGWILNPEGCGFRAALQRALIEQGLPLLINLEAFGVTLQLSLIAEGRGLGLMPRALVEHHALRPELELYALKDFAPRSQLWLVYPNVPASQIPAIDAFAAAIAHGLDLPVQTGIEY, from the coding sequence ATGAAAATTGAAGATTTAACCGCGTTTGTTGCCGTGATCCGCCTGCAATCTACGCGTCTCGCCGCCGATGAACTGGGTCTGACGCAACCTGCTATCACCCGCCGTGTGCAGAATTTCGAAGAGTCTCTTGGCATTCCTTTGCTTAACCGGCAAACCAAACCGCTAAAACCCACCCTGATGGGTAAACGCGTTTATCAGCAATGCAGACATATTCTGCGCGAGGTCGATGCACTCAGCGATCTGGTGGCTGCCGACAGCCCACCTTCCGGCCTGCTGCGCCTGGCCGTTCCGCAAAGCCTCAGTGAAAGCAGCCTGCTGCCTGCGTTGAAAATGCTTTCGGCGCAATTTCCTGAGATCCAACCTCGTTTATCAAGCGGCTGGGGCGAAGAGTTATTGCTGCGCATTCAGCGTCAGGAACTGGAGGCCGCAGTGGTGCTCTTTCCGGCCAGCAAACAGTTTCCTTCAGGTATCGAGAATCAACCTCTCGGTGCGGTGGATTTAGTCGTAGTCGGCCCGAAAGCCCCGGCAGAACCGCCGCAGCGGCTGGAGGAGTGCTATCAGCATGGCTGGATCCTCAATCCCGAAGGCTGCGGTTTCCGCGCCGCGCTGCAACGTGCGCTGATTGAGCAAGGTTTGCCGCTGCTAATCAATCTTGAGGCTTTTGGTGTGACGTTACAGCTTTCGCTTATCGCCGAAGGACGTGGTCTTGGCCTGATGCCGCGCGCGCTGGTGGAACATCACGCGCTGCGCCCCGAACTGGAACTGTATGCTCTGAAGGATTTCGCCCCGCGCAGCCAGCTGTGGCTGGTCTATCCAAATGTCCCGGCCAGCCAAATCCCGGCAATTGATGCCTTTGCTGCGGCGATTGCGCACGGGCTGGATTTACCGGTTCAGACCGGTATCGAATATTAA
- a CDS encoding cysteine dioxygenase → MTALHTAPLRQFLADFTRLIQAPHGQTEVLAQGSELLATLIREDNWLAEEFAQPHAEHYQQYLLYADPLSRFSVVSFVWGPGQTTPVHDHRVWGLIGMLRGAEISQNFARHGDGTLQVQGEPVTLQPGDVEKIAPGLQDIHQVSNLYSDRVSVSIHVYGGNIGAVSRAVYLPDGREKTFISGYSNSCLPNLWDLSKEITYV, encoded by the coding sequence ATGACTGCGTTACATACTGCGCCGTTGCGACAGTTTCTTGCTGATTTTACCCGGCTGATTCAGGCACCACATGGTCAGACCGAAGTGCTGGCGCAGGGCAGTGAACTGCTGGCGACGCTGATCCGCGAGGATAACTGGCTGGCGGAGGAATTCGCTCAGCCGCATGCTGAACATTATCAGCAGTATTTATTGTATGCCGATCCACTGTCACGTTTTTCAGTCGTTAGTTTCGTTTGGGGGCCGGGGCAAACCACGCCGGTTCACGATCACCGTGTCTGGGGGCTGATTGGCATGCTTCGCGGCGCGGAAATCAGTCAAAATTTTGCTCGCCACGGTGACGGAACGCTGCAAGTGCAGGGCGAACCGGTCACGCTGCAACCCGGTGATGTCGAGAAGATCGCGCCTGGCCTGCAGGATATTCATCAGGTCAGCAATCTCTACAGCGACCGGGTATCCGTCAGCATCCACGTCTACGGCGGCAATATCGGTGCCGTCTCACGCGCGGTGTATCTCCCTGACGGGCGCGAGAAAACCTTTATTTCCGGCTATTCCAATTCCTGTCTTCCCAACCTCTGGGACCTGTCAAAAGAGATAACTTATGTCTGA
- a CDS encoding rhodanese-related sulfurtransferase gives MSDSHTLPLRHFSEIHQALREGLEVALIDVREEAAFATGHPLFAANLALSKLELEVLDRIPNRQTAVTLYDNGEFYDVQHGERKTTRAAALLHSLGYKNVGALAGDLAGWKEAGGEIFIDVNAPSKAFGEWVEHHYQTPSLTAEQVLALQQQGANIAVLDVRRFDEYQAMSIPGGVSVPGGELALRLRDAVPDKNTQVIVNCAGRTRSIIGTQSLINAGFKQPIAALRNGTIGWTLAGQTLAHQQNATFPELSEKSHQAALHGAQALAIRAGVRSVTLSQIHDWQQDDSRTLYLFDVRTAEEFRAGHLPGARHVAGGQLVQETDHYATVRGGRIVLVDDDGVRANMAASWLAQMKWEVYVADITAEDFAEQGDWKAHVAPAPAVESVTPPQLQRWLEDGDTSVIDLTTSANFRNRRIPGAVWTTRSNIPQIIASHPEKQRWVVTCTSGLLARYAVTEVALLTAKNTYLLEKGTVGWIDAGLPLERGDSAYLDNPQDRYRRPYEGTDVSAQAMQDYLDWEYGLVEQLEKDDSHGFTLLK, from the coding sequence ATGTCTGACTCTCATACATTACCGCTGCGTCATTTCTCTGAAATTCATCAGGCCCTGCGCGAAGGGCTGGAAGTGGCGCTGATTGATGTCCGTGAAGAAGCCGCATTTGCGACCGGTCATCCGTTATTTGCCGCGAATCTGGCGTTATCTAAGCTCGAACTTGAAGTACTGGATCGTATTCCGAACCGCCAGACAGCAGTGACCTTGTATGACAACGGTGAGTTCTATGATGTGCAGCACGGCGAGCGTAAAACTACGCGGGCGGCGGCTTTGCTGCACTCGCTGGGTTATAAAAATGTGGGGGCGCTGGCAGGCGATCTGGCTGGCTGGAAAGAGGCGGGCGGCGAGATCTTTATTGATGTGAATGCCCCGAGCAAAGCCTTCGGCGAATGGGTGGAACACCATTACCAGACCCCGTCGCTGACCGCTGAACAGGTGTTGGCGCTGCAACAACAGGGCGCAAATATCGCGGTACTGGATGTCCGTCGGTTTGATGAGTATCAGGCGATGAGCATTCCCGGCGGCGTCAGTGTACCGGGTGGTGAACTGGCATTGCGTTTACGTGACGCGGTTCCCGATAAAAATACGCAGGTGATCGTCAATTGTGCCGGACGTACGCGCAGTATTATCGGTACGCAGTCGCTAATCAACGCCGGTTTTAAACAACCGATCGCGGCATTGCGTAACGGGACAATCGGCTGGACGCTGGCGGGTCAGACGCTGGCTCATCAGCAGAACGCCACGTTCCCGGAACTGAGTGAAAAATCCCATCAGGCAGCGTTGCATGGCGCGCAGGCTCTGGCTATCCGTGCGGGCGTACGATCAGTGACGTTGTCACAAATTCACGACTGGCAGCAGGATGATTCCCGCACTTTATATCTCTTTGATGTACGCACCGCGGAAGAATTCCGGGCAGGTCATTTGCCGGGTGCACGCCATGTGGCCGGCGGTCAGTTGGTACAGGAAACAGATCACTACGCTACGGTTCGTGGTGGGCGAATTGTCCTGGTGGATGATGATGGGGTTCGTGCAAACATGGCGGCATCATGGCTGGCGCAAATGAAATGGGAAGTGTACGTGGCCGATATTACGGCAGAAGATTTCGCCGAACAGGGTGACTGGAAAGCACACGTCGCTCCGGCTCCGGCGGTGGAGTCTGTGACGCCACCGCAGCTGCAACGCTGGCTGGAAGACGGTGACACCAGCGTCATTGACCTCACCACCAGCGCAAATTTCCGCAACCGGCGTATTCCGGGCGCAGTGTGGACAACGCGCAGCAATATTCCGCAGATAATTGCTTCGCATCCGGAGAAACAGCGCTGGGTAGTGACCTGCACCAGTGGTTTACTGGCGCGTTATGCCGTCACGGAAGTGGCGTTATTAACGGCTAAAAATACCTATTTACTGGAGAAAGGTACGGTCGGGTGGATTGATGCAGGACTGCCGCTTGAGCGGGGCGATAGTGCGTATCTGGACAATCCGCAGGACAGATATCGCCGTCCGTACGAAGGAACGGATGTCAGTGCACAGGCGATGCAGGATTATCTGGACTGGGAATATGGGCTGGTGGAGCAGCTGGAGAAAGATGACTCGCACGGTTTTACATTGTTGAAATAA